Proteins encoded within one genomic window of Cellulomonas flavigena DSM 20109:
- a CDS encoding NAD(P)H-binding protein, whose product MTRVLVTGVRGKTGVPLAQLLAARPGVEVLGGSSDPATVTLDGVQPTAFSWDDVSTWAAATDGVDAVYVVRPDRADAPELIGALLTGLPAQARVVLLSERQADSSGPGGWAARTEQVVRRSGRPWTVLRPGWFMQVLTDERFYLGPLVEDGELAFSSGGASIAWIDARDIAAVAERALLDDGHEGQVHELTGPESLTLPQVAQHVSTAAGHLVTHREIHLDEALDGLGGFERDLTLWTFERVHAGFFAPVTDTVERLTGRPARTLETFLADSAAALRRG is encoded by the coding sequence ATGACTCGTGTGCTGGTGACCGGTGTGCGCGGCAAGACCGGCGTCCCCCTGGCGCAGCTGCTCGCAGCCCGGCCGGGGGTCGAGGTGCTCGGTGGCAGCAGCGACCCGGCGACGGTGACGCTCGACGGCGTGCAGCCCACCGCCTTCTCGTGGGACGACGTGTCGACGTGGGCGGCCGCGACGGACGGCGTCGACGCGGTGTACGTCGTGCGGCCGGACCGCGCGGACGCGCCCGAGCTGATCGGCGCGCTGCTCACGGGGCTGCCGGCCCAGGCGCGTGTCGTCCTGCTGTCCGAGCGGCAGGCGGACTCCTCGGGGCCCGGCGGTTGGGCGGCGCGCACCGAGCAGGTCGTGCGCCGCAGCGGTCGACCGTGGACCGTCCTGCGCCCGGGCTGGTTCATGCAGGTGCTGACGGACGAGCGCTTCTACCTCGGCCCGCTCGTCGAGGACGGCGAGCTCGCCTTCTCGAGCGGCGGGGCGAGTATCGCGTGGATCGACGCGCGGGACATCGCCGCGGTGGCCGAGCGGGCACTGCTCGACGACGGGCACGAGGGGCAGGTCCACGAGCTCACCGGCCCCGAGTCGCTCACGCTGCCGCAGGTCGCGCAGCACGTCTCGACGGCCGCCGGCCATCTCGTGACCCACCGGGAGATCCACCTCGACGAGGCCCTCGACGGCCTCGGCGGGTTCGAGCGCGACCTCACGCTGTGGACGTTCGAACGCGTGCACGCCGGCTTCTTCGCACCGGTGACCGACACCGTCGAGCGCCTCACCGGCCGCCCGGCCCGGACCCTCGAGACGTTCCTCGCGGACTCCGCCGCGGCGCTCCGGCGGGGCTGA
- a CDS encoding NACHT domain-containing protein: protein MSPDEVEAAVASLFRLNGYEVAGPLQIQSASVDIRADRIGDPFAKPVFVEVTTERVDTTKLGKDLTKYYACNEAYPGCTFLIVSTEGFTQSVVERSPKNVELLTYEALAARFEKFHPYQSAVLTEGHLAQELLRLADVYEPPHFDFDTRLEPALEALHEWIEDSESGSGWLIVVGEYGTGKTALTQMLLRQLMEKNKADPTCPIPVRIELRDFTKQFDVSSLLHKFLDDNNLSHIPLHFFESLISRGRVVLLLDGYDEMAQYMHLLERRVCLEALAQLGRNGAKGILTSRPNYFSEAEELRVLETLYSSLENSGIAAVEYAREAALDELFERQFINRSERRLQDLDKEQTEALVSRKLSGDPDKSAVVLRLLNKVSRPSDDGARLLGGKPVIISYLVDLADQLSEPGNGGEDDTGRTDLVTEYQCFRLIVDQLMLRDRRRSPAMPMDSRRRFLHRMALRLSDSDKPLFQEVDFVNLINDEFRQRLDRLPPSERESDRQTLYADLRSSATLTRVAVGGKEGWRFSHNSLREFLVVEYLLSCLQAGRVPAS from the coding sequence GTGTCACCAGACGAGGTCGAAGCGGCCGTCGCCAGCCTATTTCGACTCAACGGGTACGAAGTCGCTGGCCCACTTCAGATACAGAGCGCTAGCGTAGACATAAGGGCGGATCGAATCGGCGATCCTTTCGCCAAGCCAGTCTTTGTCGAGGTAACAACAGAGCGAGTCGACACAACAAAGCTCGGGAAGGACCTCACCAAGTACTACGCCTGCAACGAGGCTTACCCCGGCTGCACATTCTTGATCGTTTCCACCGAAGGGTTCACGCAGTCGGTCGTGGAGCGATCGCCCAAGAATGTCGAACTGCTCACATACGAAGCTCTCGCCGCGCGCTTCGAGAAATTTCACCCCTATCAGAGCGCTGTGCTGACAGAAGGCCACCTCGCTCAGGAACTTCTCCGCCTGGCGGATGTCTACGAGCCCCCCCATTTTGACTTCGACACAAGACTCGAGCCGGCTCTCGAGGCGCTGCACGAGTGGATCGAGGATTCAGAATCCGGATCAGGATGGCTCATCGTAGTTGGCGAGTACGGCACGGGCAAGACAGCGCTCACGCAGATGCTCTTAAGGCAACTGATGGAAAAGAACAAGGCGGACCCGACCTGTCCGATACCTGTCCGCATAGAACTTCGCGACTTCACCAAACAGTTCGATGTCTCATCACTATTGCACAAGTTTCTTGATGACAACAATCTCAGCCATATACCGTTGCACTTTTTCGAGTCGCTCATCAGCCGAGGGCGCGTTGTCCTGCTTCTCGATGGATACGATGAAATGGCTCAGTACATGCATCTGCTCGAGCGACGCGTATGCCTGGAGGCGCTCGCTCAACTCGGTCGAAACGGCGCCAAGGGGATCCTCACTAGCCGTCCGAACTACTTCTCGGAAGCGGAGGAGCTGCGAGTTCTTGAAACACTATATTCATCCCTCGAGAACTCTGGCATTGCCGCCGTCGAATATGCGCGCGAGGCGGCACTCGATGAACTGTTCGAGCGACAGTTCATAAATCGTAGCGAGCGCCGCCTCCAGGACCTCGATAAGGAACAGACCGAAGCCCTCGTTTCGCGAAAGTTGTCGGGCGACCCAGACAAGAGCGCAGTCGTCCTTCGGCTACTCAACAAGGTCTCCCGCCCGAGCGACGACGGCGCCCGACTCCTCGGCGGCAAGCCGGTGATCATTTCGTACTTGGTCGACCTGGCTGACCAACTGTCCGAGCCCGGCAACGGTGGCGAAGACGACACGGGCCGGACGGACCTCGTCACCGAGTATCAGTGCTTCCGCCTCATAGTTGATCAGCTCATGCTCCGGGACCGGCGACGCTCACCCGCCATGCCCATGGACTCGAGGCGGCGATTCCTGCATCGGATGGCACTCCGCTTGAGCGACTCCGACAAGCCGCTGTTTCAGGAAGTCGACTTCGTCAATCTGATCAACGACGAGTTTCGCCAGCGGCTCGACCGCCTTCCCCCCTCGGAGCGGGAGAGCGATCGGCAGACGCTGTACGCGGACCTCCGCTCCTCTGCAACCCTTACCCGCGTCGCGGTGGGCGGGAAGGAAGGTTGGCGCTTCTCGCACAATAGCCTGCGGGAGTTCTTGGTCGTCGAGTATCTGCTATCTTGCCTGCAAGCGGGAAGGGTTCCAGCATCGTGA
- a CDS encoding helix-turn-helix domain-containing protein has protein sequence MRTGHRTSAVHPACGQLQVTTRGHVGLSQTELAEAIGSSRPTVSPMERGAPVAVDTVLAALAECGDEVVVVPRGSVVTVTSRPGSCTSGSPGCDAAERERLGREIVVQDSTD, from the coding sequence GTGCGAACCGGACACCGCACGAGCGCAGTCCACCCCGCCTGTGGACAACTCCAGGTCACGACCCGGGGACACGTAGGTCTCTCGCAGACAGAGCTCGCGGAGGCCATCGGCTCGTCACGCCCGACGGTCTCCCCCATGGAACGTGGCGCCCCCGTGGCCGTCGACACCGTCCTGGCTGCGCTCGCGGAGTGCGGTGACGAGGTCGTCGTCGTGCCCCGCGGTTCGGTCGTCACGGTGACGTCGCGACCGGGCTCCTGCACGTCTGGCTCGCCGGGGTGTGATGCCGCAGAGCGGGAACGACTCGGGCGCGAGATCGTGGTGCAGGACTCGACGGACTGA
- a CDS encoding PKD domain-containing protein has translation MSKPQEPQPVPTYRNRLICYSDGRPEMAPADGWCQSGVPLTPRTDCEQLAVLPTWRQWTYPDGTTGDWELLDQGSCEPVLPVLTVEDFRSLPIPAPVLRLQPDRGWVLVNIETIVMTDPTPVALRTTLAGFGVDVEAVPTRYSYDFGDGHTLDTRSPGAPHPDHDTFHEYEQPGTYAITLTTEWSGRYRVDGDPTWRDVTGTATTSATSPPFTAEERTSRLVDSLCTDVPTPPDC, from the coding sequence GTGTCGAAGCCCCAGGAGCCGCAACCCGTCCCCACGTACCGAAACCGCCTGATCTGCTACTCCGACGGCCGGCCCGAGATGGCCCCGGCGGACGGCTGGTGCCAGTCGGGCGTCCCGCTGACGCCCCGCACGGACTGCGAGCAGCTCGCGGTGCTGCCGACGTGGCGGCAGTGGACGTACCCGGACGGGACGACCGGCGACTGGGAGCTGCTCGACCAGGGCTCGTGCGAGCCCGTGCTGCCGGTGCTCACCGTCGAGGACTTCCGGTCCCTGCCGATCCCGGCGCCGGTGCTGCGGCTGCAACCGGACCGGGGTTGGGTGCTGGTCAACATCGAGACGATCGTGATGACCGACCCGACGCCTGTCGCGCTGCGCACCACGCTCGCGGGCTTCGGTGTGGACGTCGAGGCGGTGCCGACGCGGTACTCGTACGACTTCGGCGACGGTCACACCCTCGACACCCGCTCGCCGGGCGCACCCCACCCCGATCACGACACGTTCCACGAGTACGAGCAGCCAGGGACGTACGCGATCACGCTCACCACCGAGTGGTCCGGGCGTTACCGCGTCGACGGCGACCCGACCTGGCGGGACGTCACCGGCACCGCCACGACCTCGGCGACGTCCCCGCCGTTCACCGCCGAGGAGCGCACCTCACGTCTCGTCGACAGTCTCTGCACCGACGTCCCGACACCCCCGGACTGCTGA
- a CDS encoding helicase HerA domain-containing protein → MPRSTDRPSERPAWIRRVRVFQALAATAILLVAASNVSSEPLAQWWFWVAATTALTLALVEPYYTGVQAAMLFGAAGLAAGLTADRAGVEPLWIGHVVLAGAVFVAALTALASQPGRLRDGSRWVATRFGRPLWLGLSAVTIEALRQAASGAPTIAMTLAGGTLAAVLVAAPDWYRLVGVAQPAPDGIAIFETAVEPNLMLLATDRRYTPGAYVEVHGVTASRGVVVGNLAHKGGNRIQVALEEPWHEVADSSGQQCEVVTLSHPPARAVAFVSEGSTDRVLSLRPFGGLVRGDTVYWEEATSGARYLYQVVARELAREMWDASSVVTERATAVLLGAAGPGGLTPGTALPAPYVPVLSADEVTGPLAPGFERIGTIAGTALPFGVSVAQLRGHHLAILGMSGMGKSTVARRLIDLMSSASVVVSLDGTGEYRARFGLPAWNDAVGLTTPGAWVYEPAGVPALRVSEFIKMAMTQAAAEYAVGDPLRRTVLLEEAHSYLPEWNFVADRNESSYVAQSCRYILQARKFGLSFILVSQRTAVISKSALSQCESYIALRTLDATSLEYLEGVLGSQFRETVSGLQRYQAVCAGPAFSTSTPVVVNLDPYPAPPPAGPPTSTGAPTTASHTGV, encoded by the coding sequence GTGCCTCGCTCAACGGATCGCCCAAGCGAGCGACCCGCCTGGATCCGGCGCGTCCGGGTCTTCCAGGCGCTGGCTGCAACCGCAATCCTGCTCGTCGCTGCCTCGAACGTGTCCTCCGAACCACTGGCCCAGTGGTGGTTCTGGGTCGCTGCGACTACCGCGCTCACACTCGCCCTTGTCGAGCCGTACTACACCGGTGTGCAAGCGGCGATGCTCTTTGGTGCCGCAGGCCTCGCGGCCGGCCTCACTGCTGATCGGGCGGGCGTCGAGCCGCTCTGGATCGGCCACGTCGTCCTTGCCGGTGCCGTCTTCGTCGCCGCCCTTACCGCCCTCGCAAGTCAGCCAGGGAGACTACGCGACGGATCACGGTGGGTCGCGACCCGTTTCGGACGACCTCTCTGGCTTGGTCTATCAGCCGTGACGATCGAAGCATTACGACAGGCAGCGTCTGGCGCACCGACGATCGCGATGACACTGGCTGGCGGCACGCTCGCCGCGGTTCTGGTAGCCGCCCCAGACTGGTATCGGCTCGTGGGCGTGGCGCAGCCAGCGCCGGATGGCATCGCAATTTTTGAAACCGCGGTGGAGCCAAATCTGATGCTACTCGCGACCGACAGGCGTTACACCCCTGGCGCCTACGTTGAAGTTCATGGCGTTACGGCTTCACGAGGGGTCGTAGTCGGAAATTTGGCGCACAAGGGCGGGAACCGGATCCAGGTCGCCTTGGAAGAACCATGGCACGAGGTCGCCGATTCCAGTGGTCAGCAATGTGAGGTAGTGACGCTCTCCCACCCTCCTGCTCGGGCGGTCGCGTTTGTCTCAGAGGGCTCTACGGACCGGGTACTCAGCCTCCGCCCGTTCGGCGGCCTTGTTCGGGGGGACACCGTCTACTGGGAGGAGGCGACCTCCGGCGCGCGATACCTCTACCAGGTAGTGGCACGCGAGCTGGCAAGGGAAATGTGGGACGCCTCATCCGTGGTTACCGAGAGAGCGACCGCGGTGCTGCTGGGTGCTGCGGGTCCAGGTGGTCTAACCCCCGGCACCGCGCTTCCTGCGCCGTATGTTCCGGTGCTCTCGGCGGATGAGGTGACCGGACCGCTGGCTCCGGGATTTGAGCGAATCGGCACCATCGCTGGAACGGCACTGCCCTTTGGAGTCTCCGTCGCACAGCTGCGCGGCCACCACCTTGCGATCCTCGGCATGTCAGGCATGGGTAAGAGCACGGTTGCCCGGCGACTCATTGACCTCATGTCGTCAGCATCGGTCGTCGTTTCTCTTGACGGGACAGGTGAGTACCGGGCGCGCTTTGGACTGCCCGCCTGGAACGACGCGGTGGGACTCACCACTCCTGGGGCATGGGTATACGAACCCGCGGGCGTTCCCGCGCTGCGCGTATCTGAGTTCATCAAGATGGCGATGACGCAAGCGGCAGCGGAATACGCGGTAGGGGACCCACTACGGCGCACTGTCCTCCTCGAGGAGGCTCACTCTTACCTGCCGGAGTGGAACTTCGTTGCCGACCGCAACGAATCGAGCTACGTAGCCCAAAGCTGCCGCTACATTCTCCAGGCAAGAAAGTTCGGCTTGAGCTTCATTCTCGTGTCGCAGCGCACCGCAGTGATCAGTAAGTCGGCACTCTCCCAGTGCGAGAGCTATATAGCGCTGCGAACGCTCGACGCGACAAGCCTTGAGTATCTGGAAGGCGTGCTCGGCAGCCAGTTTCGCGAGACCGTCTCGGGCCTCCAGAGGTACCAGGCCGTGTGTGCCGGCCCAGCGTTCAGTACATCAACACCGGTTGTAGTGAACCTCGATCCCTATCCAGCACCGCCCCCGGCCGGTCCACCAACGTCAACCGGCGCTCCCACCACTGCATCTCACACAGGGGTCTGA
- a CDS encoding pentapeptide repeat-containing protein — protein sequence MRITDTMEAFIAGESAAFLDECCSQLVQQWSIFNPGELASTFALLWNARSPTWQGGTDELLTTLIGPHGGFDHCRLERLKMFCGTGGALVRSFRNSVLIECDLSRLDLRKSRFGGAWLESASFEGSDLTGVDFSDASLLDVDFTGAVLSDANFHSIDGGLSLRFAGVEYTKERALGLLASRGAIVPPVDAIYIAMAHPHYEIAKKIARRVCEGGASQYLGLTQRGASAKDPAAAVRFVDTLVSIGYAVFDKSGSARTVELTVAGRTPLRRLAEEDGLDEALVGYFSSGKRT from the coding sequence GTGAGGATCACGGACACCATGGAAGCCTTCATCGCGGGCGAAAGCGCCGCCTTCCTCGACGAGTGCTGCAGTCAACTAGTACAGCAGTGGTCCATCTTCAACCCTGGCGAGTTGGCGTCCACCTTCGCTCTACTTTGGAACGCGCGGAGCCCCACATGGCAAGGTGGAACCGACGAACTCTTGACGACCCTCATCGGGCCGCATGGGGGCTTCGACCACTGCCGGCTAGAACGCCTCAAGATGTTCTGTGGCACCGGGGGCGCGCTCGTGCGGTCATTCCGCAACTCCGTACTAATCGAGTGCGACCTATCACGGCTTGATCTGCGAAAGTCGAGATTCGGCGGGGCGTGGCTCGAGAGCGCCTCGTTCGAGGGTTCAGACTTGACGGGTGTGGATTTTTCCGACGCGAGCCTTCTTGACGTTGATTTCACTGGTGCCGTGCTGTCGGATGCCAATTTTCACAGTATCGACGGGGGGCTCTCCCTTCGCTTCGCCGGCGTGGAGTACACCAAGGAGCGGGCGCTCGGCCTTCTCGCCTCACGCGGCGCTATCGTGCCGCCTGTCGATGCCATCTATATCGCTATGGCGCACCCCCATTACGAGATTGCGAAGAAGATCGCTCGGCGGGTATGCGAAGGAGGCGCTTCACAGTACCTTGGCCTCACCCAGCGCGGCGCTTCAGCAAAAGATCCTGCAGCCGCCGTGCGTTTCGTTGACACGCTCGTGTCTATCGGGTACGCCGTTTTCGACAAGAGCGGGAGTGCACGGACAGTCGAGCTGACAGTGGCTGGACGGACGCCTCTTCGGCGCCTCGCTGAAGAGGACGGGCTCGATGAAGCGCTCGTTGGCTACTTCTCTAGCGGAAAGCGAACGTGA
- a CDS encoding IS3 family transposase — MSARLVQELAADGVPVALTCRVLGISRSGLYEALRRPPSARQLADAALSNTIAAIHHRSRATYGAPRVHAELRLGLGVACGRKRVARLMRAAGLVGVCHRRKRRGQRPLPAPHEDLVQRRFVADGPDRLWCTDITEHPTATGKVYCAAVLDVFTRKIVGWSIADHMRAELVVDALQMAIWRRRPAPGAIVHADRGSQYTSWIFGHRLRAAGLLGSMGRVASSVDNTMMESFWSTLQRELLDRRSWASQADLASAIFEWIEGFYNPRRRHSSLGYRSPNQFEDLHTAATTAA, encoded by the coding sequence ATGAGTGCCCGGCTGGTCCAGGAGCTCGCGGCCGACGGGGTGCCCGTCGCGCTGACCTGCCGGGTGCTGGGCATCTCCCGTTCGGGCCTCTACGAGGCTCTTCGTCGACCGCCGAGCGCCCGCCAGCTCGCAGATGCGGCCCTGAGTAACACGATCGCCGCGATTCACCACCGGTCGCGGGCGACCTACGGGGCGCCGCGGGTCCATGCCGAGCTGCGCCTCGGGCTCGGGGTCGCCTGCGGGCGCAAACGCGTCGCCAGGCTGATGCGCGCAGCGGGGCTCGTCGGTGTGTGTCACCGGCGCAAACGCCGTGGTCAGCGACCGTTGCCCGCACCGCACGAAGACCTGGTCCAACGCCGGTTCGTCGCCGACGGTCCTGACCGGCTGTGGTGCACCGACATCACCGAGCACCCCACGGCCACCGGGAAGGTCTACTGCGCTGCGGTCCTGGACGTGTTCACCCGCAAGATCGTCGGATGGTCGATCGCTGACCACATGCGCGCCGAGCTGGTCGTCGATGCCCTGCAGATGGCGATCTGGCGGCGCCGACCCGCGCCCGGGGCGATCGTGCACGCGGACCGCGGCAGCCAATACACCTCGTGGATCTTCGGGCACCGGCTGCGCGCCGCCGGCCTGCTCGGCTCCATGGGCCGGGTCGCCTCGAGCGTGGACAACACGATGATGGAGTCGTTCTGGTCCACGTTGCAGCGTGAACTCCTCGACCGCCGCTCCTGGGCCAGTCAAGCTGACCTCGCCTCGGCGATCTTCGAGTGGATCGAAGGCTTCTACAACCCCCGCCGGCGCCACTCCAGCCTCGGCTACCGGTCCCCGAACCAGTTCGAAGACCTTCACACCGCCGCTACCACGGCGGCATGA
- a CDS encoding IS3 family transposase encodes MPAAKPPEFRRRAVDLARSGRHPVAKVAADLGISESCLRRWMAQDDVDSGRREGLSSDERAELVELRRRTRVLEMENEILKRASAYFARENVLPK; translated from the coding sequence GTGCCTGCAGCCAAGCCGCCGGAGTTCCGGCGTCGAGCAGTGGACCTGGCCCGCAGCGGCCGGCATCCGGTCGCGAAGGTCGCGGCCGACCTGGGGATCAGCGAGTCGTGCCTGCGCCGATGGATGGCTCAGGACGACGTCGATTCCGGCCGGCGTGAAGGGCTAAGCAGTGACGAGCGCGCTGAGCTGGTCGAGCTGCGTCGCCGCACCAGGGTGCTGGAGATGGAGAACGAGATCCTCAAGCGCGCCAGCGCCTACTTCGCCCGGGAGAACGTGCTCCCAAAATGA
- a CDS encoding IS3 family transposase (programmed frameshift), which produces MARKTYPAEFRRDAVELYRTTPSATVAGIAADLGIMDSTLSAWIKAAGVPIRGQSRPAGRSAPPDETPEQELARLRSRVVELEDERRKLATEREILRAAAKPFRRGDELVSRFQFVAEHSNTFEVKRLCQVLCVARSSFYKWLAAAPARAARAAGDEALAARIRAVHVQDRACGAPRITVELNDGAAPDARVNHKRVARVMREHRIAGIRLRRRVRTTVPDPGAALVPDLLERDFTASEPNAKYVGDITYLPCGDDGFLYLATVIDCFSRRLVGWSIADHMRTDLVTDALLAAAATRGTLAGAVMHTDHGAQYGAKVYAQLCTRLGVSRSMGAVGTSADNAMAESFNATLKRETLAGAHGWPDSPTARHEVFTWITRYNTRRRHSTCGYLSPTDYENAHHAANLTLAA; this is translated from the exons ATGGCAAGGAAGACGTATCCGGCGGAGTTCCGCCGTGACGCGGTCGAGCTGTACCGGACGACGCCGAGCGCGACGGTCGCGGGGATCGCGGCGGACCTGGGGATCATGGACTCCACGCTCTCGGCGTGGATCAAGGCCGCGGGGGTGCCGATCCGCGGGCAGTCCCGCCCGGCCGGTAGGTCCGCGCCGCCGGACGAGACGCCCGAGCAGGAGCTGGCACGGCTGCGGTCGCGGGTCGTCGAGCTGGAGGACGAACGGCGCAAGCTGGCCACCGAGCGGGAGATCCTGCGCGCGGCGGCGAAGC CATTTCGCCGGGGAGACGAACTGGTGAGCCGCTTCCAGTTCGTCGCCGAGCACTCCAACACCTTCGAGGTGAAGCGGCTGTGTCAGGTGCTGTGTGTGGCCCGGTCCTCGTTCTACAAGTGGCTGGCCGCCGCGCCGGCTCGCGCCGCGCGGGCGGCCGGTGACGAGGCGCTGGCCGCGCGTATCCGCGCGGTGCACGTGCAGGATCGTGCGTGCGGGGCACCGCGGATCACCGTCGAGCTCAACGACGGCGCCGCCCCCGACGCGCGGGTCAACCACAAGCGGGTGGCCCGGGTGATGCGCGAGCACCGCATCGCGGGGATCCGGCTGCGACGACGCGTGCGCACCACGGTGCCCGACCCCGGCGCCGCGTTGGTGCCGGACCTGCTCGAGCGGGACTTCACCGCGAGCGAGCCGAACGCCAAGTACGTCGGGGACATCACCTACCTGCCCTGCGGCGACGACGGGTTCCTCTACCTGGCCACCGTCATCGACTGCTTCTCCCGGCGCCTGGTCGGCTGGTCCATCGCCGACCACATGCGCACCGACCTGGTCACCGACGCGCTGCTCGCGGCCGCCGCGACCCGCGGCACCCTGGCCGGGGCCGTGATGCACACCGACCACGGAGCCCAGTACGGAGCCAAGGTCTACGCGCAGCTGTGCACCCGCCTGGGCGTGTCGCGCTCGATGGGCGCCGTGGGCACCTCGGCGGACAACGCGATGGCCGAGTCCTTCAACGCCACCCTCAAGCGCGAGACCCTCGCCGGCGCGCACGGCTGGCCCGACTCGCCCACCGCCCGCCACGAGGTGTTCACCTGGATCACCCGCTACAACACCCGCCGGCGGCACTCCACCTGCGGCTACCTCAGCCCCACCGACTACGAGAACGCCCACCACGCGGCTAACCTGACGCTCGCCGCGTGA
- a CDS encoding DUF6318 family protein has product MVVVLVGGLLLGGCGFDEPVDPVPSSTPAVSATPEPSPTPDLTRRPERPAAMDEPTTDGAIAAATYVLELVAYTFASGDTGLWRSITASSCELCVGLASDVDGMVEVGDSSTGAAFTIEQAQAREIAEDRWFGVDMVVVQDSSERFDSGGAVVGSDPGGRYSAVFALSWDGGWRVEEMGFEEIPAETSAES; this is encoded by the coding sequence GTGGTCGTCGTGCTCGTCGGGGGTCTGCTGCTCGGCGGATGCGGGTTCGACGAGCCGGTCGACCCGGTGCCGTCGTCGACGCCGGCCGTCAGCGCGACTCCGGAGCCGTCGCCAACGCCCGACCTGACGAGGCGGCCGGAGCGGCCTGCCGCGATGGACGAGCCGACGACGGACGGGGCGATCGCGGCGGCGACGTACGTGCTCGAGCTCGTCGCGTACACGTTCGCCTCGGGTGACACAGGCCTGTGGCGGTCGATCACCGCATCGTCGTGCGAGCTCTGCGTGGGGTTGGCAAGCGATGTCGACGGGATGGTTGAGGTGGGGGACTCCAGCACCGGCGCCGCCTTCACCATCGAGCAGGCGCAGGCGCGGGAGATCGCCGAAGACCGCTGGTTCGGCGTGGACATGGTCGTCGTCCAGGACTCGTCCGAACGATTCGACTCCGGCGGAGCGGTGGTCGGTTCGGATCCAGGCGGGCGCTACTCCGCAGTCTTCGCGCTGAGCTGGGACGGTGGCTGGCGAGTCGAGGAGATGGGATTCGAGGAGATTCCGGCCGAGACCTCGGCGGAGAGCTGA